From Candidatus Methylomirabilota bacterium:
CAAATGCTCGAGCTCGAGGCTGGCCGTCTCGCCGTCGCCGATCGCCAGGGTGTCATAGCGGAGCTCGGGCACCATGGCCGGCAGGACGCTCTTGAGGCTGAAGCTGCCGCCGAAGTCCGGGTGATAGACGTGATTGCGCACCAGTGGGAGCAGATCCACCAGCCCGTCCGCGATGCGCCGAAGCGGCCCGGCCAGGGCAGGCAGCGCGTCGGCCATCTGCAACAGACACCGGCGCTCGAACGATGCGTTGTAGACCACCACGCTGCGCGCGGGCTCGCAGGCGCGGATCAGCCGCTCGGCCAGCGCCGGGCGCGGATCGCCGGGTCCATCGGCCAGCCACTCGTGGTGGGTGACGCGACCGCCGGCCTCTTCCACGTGGCAGCTGAACTGGACGGGCACTGGCTCCCAGGGATGGCAACCGTTCCAGATTGGAATGGGCAGGCCGACGGTCTCGAAATCGAGATACGCCAGCGGCGGTTGGAAAATCCGAAGCGCAGCGGCCAATGTGGAATCGACGATCAGCTGCCCGCTCTGGACGGCGCGGCGCTGCCTGCCCTGGATCGCTTTGAGCTCGATGTCCTCGGGTAGGTCGTGAAGCGTCGCGTAGCCCTGCTCCTCGAGCTCGCGGGCTCGCGCCCCGCCGCGGTAGAGCGTGCTGACATGATGCGGCGGCAGCACCGGCCAGCAGCGGGCCATGAAGGGACACTCGTAGGGTTTCGTGCAGTGGTCGCCGATCGCCACGTCGGGGAGCGGGCCGGCCAGCATCGCCAGCTGGCCCTGGATCACGGCGGGCATCGCCTCGAGCGCCTCGTGAGCCTGCTCCGTCACATCTGAGCGGGTGAAGAGATTGCTCAGGTCCGGATACGCGCAGGCCTTGTTGAGGTGCATGATCTCGAGCCGCGAGGCCCCGACCCCGCTGCGGCGCACCACGTGCGCCTGCACCGCCACGTCGGGCACGTGCTCTTCCTTCACGCTATTGCTGGACTTCACCTCGATGACGCCGGCGCGCGCCGACGGATGCTCCAGGATGTCCACCGAGACGAAGACCTGGCCGGCGCGGAACGCGGCCTCGTAGATGACCGGCGCCCCGCCTTGAAGGGCCGCTTCGGTGGCCGTGATGCGTTCGTCATAGGCCCGGTACGGCAGGTCGATCAGCACGCCGCCAGGCACATATGCCCGCGCCACTATGCCGATCCGGATGCCCACGTCGAACCTGTGCTGGAGCACGTTGTCTGGCGTGAGCTCTGGCGCGGCCGGCTCGTGCACGGTCCACCAGAGCCGCTTGTGACACTGGAGCCCCGCCATCACGCGGGACTTGGAAAGCCGTATCGCGCCGGGAGGCATGGCAGGAGCATACAGCAGCCGCTGCAGAGGGCGGTCGCGCCCTTGACAACTCCCCTGTCCCCGGAGCAGGATCGCCGCGGGCGTCGTGGATGACCCTCGACCCGCGACACAAGTCACCAAGGAGTCCACACCGATGAGCTCGATCTGGATGAAGCCGATCGACACGCCCAAGGCCTGGCGGGGCGCGACTCTCGCCGCGCAGACTTCGTGGATCCTCACGCTGACCGAGGCCGAGATCGCCGACGTCGATCGTGCTCTGGCCACGGCCAGGGCGACGGGACGGCCGCTCGAGGACATCCAGCGCGAGCACTTCCCGCTCACGGTGATGCAGCCACGGCTGGCGCAGACGCTCACCGAGCTGTACGACGGCCGCGGCTTCATCGTGGTGCGCGGCCTGCCCGTCCAGCGCTACAGCGATGATGATGTCGGCCTCATCTTCTGGGGCCTCGGCCGCTATCTCGGCGGGCCGCTCTACCAGAACCCGCAGGGCGAGCTGCTCGGCCACGTCTACGATCACGGCCGGACCTACGGCAATATCGACGTGCGCGGTTACGAGACGAACGCCTACCTGCCGTACCACACGGACGCCGGCGACATGGTAGGCCTGCTCTGCCTGCGCCGGGGGTTCGAGGGCGGGCTGAGCAGCATCGTGAGCTCGGTGACGGTCCACAACGAGATCCTCGCGCAGCATCCCGAGTATCTCGGCCTGCTCTACAACGGCTTCTACTACATCCGTCGCGAGGCGGCGCTGACCGAGCGCGGCGTGTCCGAGCGGCCGATCCCCGTGTTCGGCAACAAGGACGGGGTCGTGAGCTGCCGCTACATCCGCAACCAGATCAATGCCGGCGCGGCGAAGCGCGGGGTGGAGCTGACGACCTTCGAGAAGGCGGCGCTCGACTTCCTCGACGAGCAGACGCGACGCGCCGACTTGCGGCTGGACATGGACCTGCAGCCGGGTGACATCCAGTTCATCAACAACTACACGATCCTGCACTCGCGCACCGAGTTCGTGGACGGCGCCGAGCCGCACCAGAAGCGGCACATGCTGCGCCTGTGGCTCAAGTTCCCGAATCCGTGGCCGCTCAGCGCGGAGTTTCCCACGCACCTCGGCTACAAGCCGGCGCAGGACACGCCCGTCCTCATCGAGGCGGAGGCCTGATCGCCATGCCCAAGGTCCTCACCGGAGCCCAGGTCCGCAGCTTCGAGCAGCAGGGGTTCCTGTCTCCCGTGCGCACGATGAGCACGGAGCGCGCCGCCGCGTATCGCGCGCGCTTCGAGTCGCTGGAGACGCGCTTCCCCGACGACATCAAGAAGATGAAGACGAAGTCGCACCTGCTCTGCCCGTGGGTGCTCGACATCGCCGAGGATCCGCACGTCCTCGACATCTTCGAGGACCTGATCGGCCCCAACCTTCGCTGCTGGAGCATGGCCTGGCGCGTGAAGAAGGCCGACGGGCAGACGTTCGCAGGCTGGCACCAGGACTCGGCGTACGGCGCGGCGCTCCCCGTCGTGCTGGGCGCCCTCGCGCTCTCGGACTGCGGAACGACCA
This genomic window contains:
- a CDS encoding DUF2779 domain-containing protein codes for the protein MPPGAIRLSKSRVMAGLQCHKRLWWTVHEPAAPELTPDNVLQHRFDVGIRIGIVARAYVPGGVLIDLPYRAYDERITATEAALQGGAPVIYEAAFRAGQVFVSVDILEHPSARAGVIEVKSSNSVKEEHVPDVAVQAHVVRRSGVGASRLEIMHLNKACAYPDLSNLFTRSDVTEQAHEALEAMPAVIQGQLAMLAGPLPDVAIGDHCTKPYECPFMARCWPVLPPHHVSTLYRGGARARELEEQGYATLHDLPEDIELKAIQGRQRRAVQSGQLIVDSTLAAALRIFQPPLAYLDFETVGLPIPIWNGCHPWEPVPVQFSCHVEEAGGRVTHHEWLADGPGDPRPALAERLIRACEPARSVVVYNASFERRCLLQMADALPALAGPLRRIADGLVDLLPLVRNHVYHPDFGGSFSLKSVLPAMVPELRYDTLAIGDGETASLELEHLLFQEADLTPEVKAHLRGDLLRYCGQDTWGLVKLLERLRHLARR
- a CDS encoding TauD/TfdA family dioxygenase; this translates as MSSIWMKPIDTPKAWRGATLAAQTSWILTLTEAEIADVDRALATARATGRPLEDIQREHFPLTVMQPRLAQTLTELYDGRGFIVVRGLPVQRYSDDDVGLIFWGLGRYLGGPLYQNPQGELLGHVYDHGRTYGNIDVRGYETNAYLPYHTDAGDMVGLLCLRRGFEGGLSSIVSSVTVHNEILAQHPEYLGLLYNGFYYIRREAALTERGVSERPIPVFGNKDGVVSCRYIRNQINAGAAKRGVELTTFEKAALDFLDEQTRRADLRLDMDLQPGDIQFINNYTILHSRTEFVDGAEPHQKRHMLRLWLKFPNPWPLSAEFPTHLGYKPAQDTPVLIEAEA